The region ctttgTCATGTTTTCATTACCCATGCGTGTCCAGTCACATGAAATTTTCCACATGTCATGTCACGTCATTCTTCGTCAATCGAACTTAATTAATGAATCAATAGTATGGACAAAAAAATTTAATGGGACCAAAGttttttttgttgacaaaatCAAACTTAATTGCTTTCATTAATCaagggtgtgtttgttttaaGGTTGGAAAAGATATTTCCGAGAATATGGTCATGGGAATGTAACATTCTCATGTTtgattcaattttaaaaaatttattccaAAGCATATTTTATTCCCAGAAACTTTATTTACAcatgatttttctttttttattccaAGGTTCAGAGGGTGGGAATCCAACATTCTTGTGAgaaattggatcaaactctagaaTGGTCAAAGGGTAACTTATTGGTTCAACagaattaagcatgaagtcaaaggttgttcacatgctggtgttgaagatgttagggttgttcgcatgttaaattaggttttagtgtttaaaccctaatttgttaagttagcttgtttaatgggccttgtggaaaaagcccattagtttagtatgttagattttattataaatagcatactagtctctcatcattgcatactgcaaatcctaatttagggtgagagggttatttgatattcttgtaacacttgtaatcttgttttaaagagaaagtaaaagaataacagttataatcaATCTTTATTGTTCTTCTTGTCTTCCCTAATtctctattatactttgttcttgacatcatttttcacaacaaattggtgcggtgagcgggGAGAATATGCCTtctacaaagtatgagattgaaaaattcaccggagtgaataATTTAGGTCTGTGGCACTTAAAGATAAAAGCCATACTGGTTCAGCAAGGTTTTTTGGAAGTGTTGAAGGGAGCGGCGGCTATGGATGTTGCGTTAACGGAAAGAGAGAAGACAtccatgatcgagaaagcacacagcacaattttgttgagccttagtgataaggttcttcgacaggTACCAAAGGAGACTACGAcattcgacagcaacatatctgataaacagatgtccttcgacaacgttagatatgaagacacctaaagaagtttggtcgggacatccaccagatctcgacagacttagagtatttggctgcgtagtctatgctcatattaggcaagacaaggtcgaacctagagctctgaaatgcatgttcatgggatatcctgaaggagtcaaagcttatggtgcctagagccaggtcacaggaggagTATCACCAGTCTAGATGTAGTTTtaaatgaagctgaaatggcttttaagaaatttgatgatgttggtcgaaataCAGAAACATCTAatgaagagctggaacaggtgaAGATTCttattgaggtggagcatgttgattctgaattgcatatccctgatgaagtcgaagaagaagtagaagatcctgaggaagttgaggaaactatcgatgactacctattatcaAGAGATAAGtcaagaagagtcatcaagccacctcagagacttgagtatgcagatcttatagcttatgccttaatctctgcaagtgaggttttagacgaagaacctagtGACTACAAGAAATTTATGAGGAGTCGGaataagactgaatggatgaaggccatgaatgatgagatgaaatctcctcatgataatcacacataggaactgatcaagaaacctactGAGGTAAGGTTAGCCacctgtaaatggattttcaaagttaaggaaggaatcaaaaGAGTGgcatcgaaaagatacaaggcaaggttggtcgcaaggggtttcactcagaaagaaggtgtcgactttaatgTTGTGTTTTATcctattgtgaagcataggtccattcaaatgttgcttgccatgatggcacagtttgatcttgaactggaacaaatggatgtgaagactgcgttcttgtatggtgatctagatgaaacgattctgataaggcaacctgaagggtgtgtcgaaaaggggaaggcagattatgtgtgcaagctcaaTAGATCTTTgtatggactgaaacaatctcctcaatAGTGGAATAGAAGATTCGACAAATTCATGGCATGCATAAGTTTCGCTAGTAGCCAGTTCGACCACCGTGTTTCCTttcgatttcgacctggtaattcatttgttatttgttgctttatgtggatgatattctcatagcaagcaacaatgtctaAGATGTAATGAGGGGaattcgatatgaaggatctgggagctgcatccaggattcttggaattgacattcaaagagataAAAAGAAGtcgaaattatgcttatctcaagaggcatacctataGAAGATTATCGataagtttggtatgttgaattcAAAGCCTATTGTGACTCCAACtaaccctcaattcaagttgagtattaATCACTGTCCCATTACTGAtatcgaaagagcctatatgaatagcatcccatatgctaatatagttggttatttgatgtatgctatggtctatactagacccgatatagcatatgcattaagtcttgtaagcaggtacatagCTAATCCTGGAAAGGCTAACTAGCAAGCATTGAAGTAGATTCTAAGGTATATAAATGGATCTCTAAACAGAGTTCTAATTTAtcgtggagccttgggtgaagatagtaaagcaataATCAAAGGATATGtcaactctgattatgcaggttgtatggattacataaaatctatttctggatatgttttcactatgtttcgcaccgcaattagttggaaagcaacacttcaaaaggttgttgctctatcaaccactgaagcaaagtatattgccctaactcaagttgtgaaagaagcattgtggcttgaaggatttgcaaaggagctgagacttcaaggtcgaggtatcactgttaaatgtgatagtcaaagtgcaatatacatgttgaagaactcagcatatcatgagcaAACTAAGAACattgatgtgaggttgcatttcgtcagaggagtaatcgagcgtggagaagtccaagtgctgaaggtttcgacataTCACTATGttgttgatatgatcaccaagacattgccgagttgcaagtttttccactgtatgaagttgataaagttgcatgaagaaagctagtttgttcccttgatgttatagacataggtccaaggtggagatttgtgagatattggatcaaactctagtatggttgaaggatagcttcttggttcgacatgattaaacatgaagtcgaaggttgttcacatgctggtgttgaagatgctagggttgttagcatgttaaattaggttttagtgtttaaaccctaatttgttaagttatcttgtttattaagttagcttgtataatgggccttgtggaaaagcccattagtttagtatgttaggttttattattgatagcatactagtctctcatcattgtatactgcaaatcctaatttagggtaagagggttatttgttattcttgtaacacttgtaatcttgttttatagagaaagtaaaagaatagcagttataactaatccttgttgttcttcttgtcttccctaattccttaatatactttgttcttgacatcgtttttcacaacaattcTCATGGAATAAAGTTGACTAACCATAACTCCCCTACTACTACTcacatttatttctttattttatattttataatttgtaaatttaataaatattataaacttatctaaaaaatttaatttttaccaAACACTTGGATAGGAATATTATTCCAAGGAAAAATAATAATGGGAATCGAATTCCAAGGAATTTTATTtcttaacttgaaacaaacacaccccaAATAAAGCATAATACAAGGAGGGATTTCATTGAAAATAATGTGCCTAGTCCAAGAATTGATTGCCTTAGCTAAGGAGTGGACAACCATATTCATTTTTCGCTTaacaaactttacctcaaagttgggGAAATCTAATAACAGTGACTTAATAGAAGAAATAATGAAACTAAACTCCGAATTTCCTACAAAGTTGGACCTAAGGCATGGATCAATTTTTGGGAATCGCTTTCAAACACAACAAAGTTATGATTTAAACAAATAACTCATTGGATAGCCTCCTTAAGAGCTAAGGCTTCCGCTTCAATAACGAAAAGGGTACCACCATCCAAAGCGGCACCTGTAGTAAAAAAAATACCATGATCATCACGAAGACACCATCCACGATTTTTTGTCTTAAAACAATGATTAAAGCCCATGTCTACATTGCACTTGAGCCAACCAATATTGAGCGGACTTCAATTTGTCGAAGCCAACTGGTTTAAGTCTGAATCATTATATCTTTGAGCCGAAAACCACTCTTGCCATTTTTGAAAGGCCAACCAATCAAGTTTAGACGCTTCTTCCTTCTCATTATGCCAAACCAAGTCATTTATGTTCTTCCACAAACATTCCATCATAAGTTCAACTCTACCGACGATTTTACAATCTTCCTTACAACATAAGTAAAAAATAAGAGATGAAGTATCCTTCGACGATAGACAACCTCTACAAATACGCCAAATAAGATGTTTCACTCTTGTCAGGGCTGATATCCTCCATAAACTCTTCCACTTCATATTATCATTCCTTACCCCATATTTGTTATGAGCCTTACCCCAAATACGGTACCCCGAACGAACACTATAGCTACCCTTTTGTTCTTCCTTCCAAACCAACCGGTCATCCTCCACCCCTTCCACCAACGGGAATTGTAAGATGTCTTTAAACACTGTAGGATCAAACAAATCACATAAAATCCATATATTTCACTGCTTAACATTAGGTAACATAAGATCTTTTACCGTAATATTATACGCACCTTGTTTTTTAGGACCATTCAAGAAACCGTCTCTGCTGCCCCTAAGCCAAGAATCACTCATAACTTTAATGCTATTTCCATCGCCTATACTCCACCTATATCCCAACTTAAGAACCTCCCTCTCCTTCCACACACTCTTCCACACAAAACTAGGATTGTATCCTAGAGTAACATCAAGGAAAGAAGTCCTCGAAAAGTACCTTGCCTTGAAGATTCTCGAGACTAAAACTTGGGGATTATTCATGAGAAACCAACCTTGCTTAGCAACCATAGCCAAGTTAAACAATTTGAAGTCCCGGAATCCCAACCCCTTCCTCCTTAGAACAAGTTAACTTCTCCAAGCTATCCATCTTATACCCTTATTGTTGGAACCTCCACCCCACCAAAAAGAATTTAACATCTTTTCTATTTCATTAATAACCGCATCTAGGAGAATAAAAATACTCATGATGTAAGCCCGTATTGCTTGAAGAACCAACTTAATCATTATTTCTTTGTCGGCTCTGGACAAAGATCGACCCCTCCAGGAGTTGATACGCTTCCAAATACGATccttaataaaagaaaaatttgcCTTTTTTTTCCAGCAATCATCGAGGACAGTCCTAAATAATTACCCGTTCCTAAAACATGAGGGACTCCCATAATATTGGCAAGATCCTCTTGTGCAGGAATGCTCAAATTACAATTAAAAATACTTCCGGCTTAATCATATTGATTTCCTGACCAGCCTTCTTTGTATAAGTACCAAGTAACTCCATGAGATGTTTTACTTCCGAAAGATTTGCCatgcaaaacaaaaaacaatcgtTAGCAAAAAGCAGATGAGACACACTAGGTGCCCCCTACAGATTTGAATCCCATGAATGTCACCACTAGCAAAGAGAATTGAGAGATTAAAAACAAATATTGATATATTTAACATGAACACAATCTTATTTGAACTTAAAATTTATAAACTTCTTTAGATTCAAAATATCTCGCATTTTTAGAAAGGAAATTGCATGTGTAAATAGATTAGTTAATTCATTTTTTGTTTATCATGATACTTGGTAGGATTCACTTCCTATttgtgtttttgaattttttttgaaagaaaggtTAGACATATCTAATTATAACTTTTGCCAGTTTTTTGATGAATTACATTTTATATCCCCTCatcctttttgtttattttttcttttattcaataaattgactttattaaaaaaataatattagtcaTACATgtgaagtaaaaaaaaaaaaataaacggtTGTACTTTTGAAAGTTTTTCGGAGATAGGTTGAGCATGTCCAACTAtaactttttctattttttatggattatattttatatttgttcCATTCTGGAACAAAAATAGAGAGAGATACCAAAGTTACGATGGAGTAGAGCTTTCAATGTGACAGAGTGGAGTGTATCCGGAAGGTTAGCACTCTGACACTCAAGTTAGTATGTGAAAGAAAGATTAGACAAATCTGACTTAAAATGAACAAGTTAAAAGCAAATGAGtgaaaaaagtttgaaaaagcaaTGTTGGGTGAAGAAAGGCACTTATTATGAAAATTGGTGAAAGAGGGAACAAAAATACATTGTTTCGCTTATGAAAAATGCACCCGCGCCATGCTAGAGCGTCTCTGCATTGGGCGAATCATTGTTCAACTCGCCCGCGATGAGACCTAGCACATCCGCGTTAAATGCTTTTTGCTGACATATTTTAGGATGCTTTAAAAGAAATAAGGAGAAGAAAAAAGGTTTCAAATTCCAAGACACAAAAGTGACGCATTTGGGCTATTTGAGAGGCCATGGAGAGCTTCTTCTTCGATGATTTTTCATGATCTTCGAGTCTACACTTATGGTATTGAAGTATTTCAACACGAGTAGTTAGATTCCTCTTAGGTTAGGTCTTATTTGATGATGAACATGTTTCAATTAGATTGGGATATATGATTAGATGATGTTAATGTAATTGTTTTCACTCTTTGTTATTATTCTGTTATTGATTATGCTCATGGTATATTGTTTGTTACGACATTCGATTTGATTTTGATAAGTAGTGACTACTGACCCTAGGACTATTTATCTGACATACTTTAACTATTGAATTTGCTAATTGAAGAGGTATAGTATAATTAAGAATTGCGACTTATGGATTAACGAGCTCTGTTACCTAGTCAGACGTTACAATTGGCTCGAGGGATCGGGGAATTGACGCTTAGGTTAGTAAAATATACGCCAAGAGATTGAGTGTAGTGGTAGAGTTAGTCTGTCGTGTAATATAGCCAACACATGTTTGTTAATGCACTTTTCATCCTTTTGCAGACTGGTTTATTTTTCACCCTAATTTTCTCTAATTCTCACACTCTCTCCATTGTTCATTGGTCCATCATTTTCATCATGTGATTGAGTTTTCCCAACAATTTGAAATACAACTTAAGTCAGTTTCTTGTTTGTTTTCCCTGTAGATGAAACCCATTAAAACAATAATTTCTCACCATAAATTTGTTGTTATTTAAGAAAAAGGAAACCCTAAGGTAGCGTACTGACACCTTGGTGAAGAGAAATTCATTGAAATCTACCTTTCACTTTGATTTAATGTGAGATTATTTACATGTAACTGatattctattattttgttttaaaaatactaTGAGACGGTCTTAGAAAACTAGTAAAGGACTCGTGCGTTCGCACTGGTCACGCAAAGTCGTTATAAATAATGTAAAAATAACATAAAGATGGTTAAtaaatgtatattaaaaatacacaaattaaaaaaaattaaaattatgattGTCATATAAACATTAATTTAATCTACCTGTGCGTTCACATGGTCACGCAATGttgttataaatagtaaataaatacagtatagttaaaaaatatttataaaagatatataactatatataagtagtcatctacccgtgcgtttgcacgaGTTGTGAAGTGTCACGATAAATAGTACATAAATATCGTACAATAATGGTTAAGAAACATGTATAAAAGATATACAAATTAAGCAGTCTCAGCCTGCTAAAATGTaaattttagtagaaaaaataaatgaaataattaagtagtcatctacccgtgcgtttcAATGAGTCACACAATGtcgtaataaataataaataaatataggatAGTGATggttaataaataaatgaaataattaagttgTCATATACCCGTGCGTTAGCACGTGTTGCGCAATatcattataaatagtaaataaatatattatatcgatagttaaaaaatataaaaattaattagtcTTGGCCCgtcgaaaatatatattttagtagaaaaataaatgaaatgtaTTCGCACATGTTGCACAATatcgttataaatagtaaataaatataatatagtgatgattaagaaatgtatataaaatatataccaATGAAGTAGTATCGTCCCGTCGAAAAtgatattttagtagaaaaataaataacataatcaagTAGTCATCTACTCATGTATTCGCACGGGTCTAACAATatcgttataaataataaataaatataatatagtgataattaaaaaatgtatataaaattaaGTAGTATCAACCTGTGGATATTGTCTATTTTGgtaggaaaaaaaattaaataataaaaaattaaatagtttcGACCCATAGAAcatgtttattttaaataatatcgGTAGGAAATTTATAATGTCTATTTTTGAACTtacttataataaaattaatttataatgtcTACTTTTGAACTTACTTATAATAAAATTCCACAAATTCTAAGAATAAAAAAATTCAGCATTTGATTCAGCATTGTATTTGGTTTGTAATATCGTTTTTTTTGTCGGACTTGTTCCGGTtttgtgtatcaaggttggagaacccttagttctctcatTAATAGatttcttgcttacacaaaaaaaagcaTTTGATTCTAGTTTTTTAATGAACCGATATGACTGTTGTTTTAGTTGCGAAATTGAAAAGAAAGAGATTTATATAATCATAATACATTTCTTTATTaataatgtaaaaataaattttttatattaataaatgttattttatttacatatttGTAAAACTAAATCAAATTACAATCTGATATATTATAATACAATTTAACATATTTAAATCttattgttaatatatatatatatatatatatatatatatatatatatatatatatatatatatatatatatatatatatatatatatatatatatatatatatatatatatatatatatatatatatatatatatatatatatatatatatatatatatatatatatatatatctttctaAGAGTAATTAggaattaaattaaaatcaactattttcaaatataatttattttgacaacaatttttatGACTTCAAAGCCTATCATGCACCTAGTGTGTGAGAACAAGCTAATTGCAGAAGGTCTTACTTATGCTGTTATGCATGTGGTTTTTTTCCAACAGGTACAACactcaattaattaattttgactTATTTCAATCTAGTCATTTTTAACAAATTGACTTGTTAATTAGGTTTACGTTAGGAGGCCGGCCAACACCAATTGCCTGGTTCACTTCGTCATAAATACTATATGCTTCCTTTTATGGGTAATCTCAATTTTCAAAACTCATTTTTGGTTTGAATAAGATTCTCAACTACTATAAATTAAGCCGTACAATTAAAAGAAAGCGATTTTTGGCATGTttagtgattttttttattgataaaaatagagcttaaataaataaaaaaatcatgtatttttagaaaattttattCCATACCCGTCGTTCATTCATTCATTCCCCTATTCCTATATTATATACTTTTCTATCAAAACGTCCTCATATAAATATAGTTTATTAgttagaattttttattttttctcactcgtattttaagtattttttattcaataaaattattttttttattgaagaaCTCTTGTGAGGACTCTTCGATACTCAACTTTCAAAGTGAAACTGAATCAATAAATCGTCCAATCTATTATGTCACCAGAACTATTTTCCAAAATCTTCCAATTTTATGGAACATAACAAAACTATTTTGCAAAAGTTTTCAGTTTTGTGGAAACTCTCACATAAACTCTTTTCCAAAATATTATGATAGTTTATAAATTTAATAGATCGGAAAATGATTGCTATCTTTACACTCATTTTTACATCAAATACATACTGATCAGTATACACAGTTcatcgtatttatacggtgaacattaatttttattaaaataatactattttaaaaaaatttatttatttttaaaatttattttacaacACAAATATAAGGTTGTGTCATTAACCAATTTCACAATTGTATTAACCACAAACATTTACGTGATTAaccaattattttatttcattaactATTTTCAGTACTTTTTTTGGTtgaaatcaaataaatttt is a window of Vicia villosa cultivar HV-30 ecotype Madison, WI unplaced genomic scaffold, Vvil1.0 ctg.002746F_1_1, whole genome shotgun sequence DNA encoding:
- the LOC131639728 gene encoding uncharacterized protein LOC131639728, yielding MVAKQGWFLMNNPQVLVSRIFKARYFSRTSFLDVTLGYNPSFVWKSVWKEREVLKLGYRWSIGDGNSIKVMSDSWLRGSRDGFLNGPKKQVFKDILQFPLVEGVEDDRLVWKEEQKGSYSVRSGYRIWGKAHNKYGVRNDNMKWKSLWRISALTRVKHLIWRICRGCLSSKDTSSLIFYLCCKEDCKIVGRVELMMECLWKNINDLVWHNEKEEASKLDWLAFQKWQEWFSAQRYNDSDLNQLASTN